CGCTCTGGTTTAACTGTATATATTTACCAAATGGGCAGTGCCACCTTTCTTTAGGTTTTGTCTTTTTGGCACAAATTCACAAAAAATAATTAACAAAAAATTCTAACTATATTTATGCAATGCTAATGATTTTTTTACAAAAAATTATTTTTTGTAAAAAAATTCGACAACATTCTTCATCGGATTCATATATGGTTTAGATAGAATCATTAAAGGGGGAGTTTTTGAGTGTTTTGTCATCAATGCGGTGAAAAAGTATCTGATCAAGCTCGGTTTTGCCCACAATGCGGTGTGCCGTTGCGGGAGGGGGAACAGGAGACAGATCATCATTTAGATAGCGTTGTGGGCGCAGTGGATGAGGAATCGAATTCGCTTTCTAATAGCGACCAAGCATCTGAACACAGTAAAGTCCGACGGTTATTGCCAATTGCCCTTCCTGTTGCGAGTTTGATTATTGTAGCTTCTAGCATTGCTGGTTTTTACGGTTATGAGAAAAAGGTAAACGCGCAAGTGGCAGGGTTGCAAAAAAAGGCGGAGGAGCTTGCTTTGAAAGGAGAATATGAAAGGGCGGAAAAAGAATTAAATGTAGCATTAAATCTTCGGCCGAATTATGCGATGTTATCTAAAGATATACATGTTATTCGACAAGCGGAAGCGCTTGCGAAAGGGCTGCAAGAAGTAGATCAAAAGATAAAACAAAAACAATATGATGAAGCTACCGAACAATTAGAAAATGTGAAAAAGGAATATGAAAAGAGAAAAGGCCCTTTGTTTAACCCGTTTCAGAAAGAAATTACGAGAAGAGATATTACGATAACGGTGGGGAAAATCAAACAGGAGTTAGACGAATTAACTACAATTGAACAATTGGCAGACAAGCTTAATATTGTTTCCACGTTATCATCAGAAGAAGCGAAACAAGTGAAAGAACAAATCACTAATAAAATCGTGCAGATTGCAAGCACCGAAGCGGAAAAAGAAGCAAAAAACAAACAGTTTTCAAAAGCGATTTCTATTTTAGATAAGGGGCTACAATATGCGGTGAATGATGAAAAACTTTTATCTGTCAAAGAAAAAGTAAAAAATGAACAGGCAGCGTTTGAAAAAGCAGAACAAGAACGAATAGAACAAGCAATGAAAGCCGCTGCCCAAGAAGATTTAAAGAATCGTACTGCCGCTGTGGAAGTGATGGCATTGAATGTCAATGAAGATGAGTACGGAGATCTTTATATGAATGGGGAAATCAAAAATGTTGCGACAAAAGGAATTTATTCGATTACGATTAATTACACAATTACTGATGCAGAAGGAAATTATTTAGATGATGGATTTACAACTGTGTATCCATATTATGTAAAACCAGGTGATACAGGAACATTTGAAGATATTTATTACGGAGTTAATGAAAATGCGAAAGTGGCTATTGACAATATTACATGGTATCTCGATTAAAGAGGTGACATAATGAACAAAAAATGGATTATCAGCTTTTTATGTACACTGGCCATATGGGGAGCGGGAATTTTTGTGTTTATACATATAAAAGAGTCCGTGCCGAAAAAATTATCTCAGCCATCCATCATTGCAGTAGCAGAAAATAAATATGAAAAGAAAGAAGAAACTTCACCAGAACTAAAAGAAATCATCCATAAATCACAAAAGCTAGTCGTACAAATAGAAACGGAGGATGGGACACTAGGTTCTGGATTTCTTTATAACAATAAAGGAGATATCGTTACGAACGCGCATGTTGTTGCGAATGTCAAAGAAGTGAAAGTAAAAACGGCAGATTCGAAAGAATTTACCGGGACTGTGATTGGCGTTAGTAATAATATAGATGTGGCGTTAGTGCGCGTGCCAGAACTTTCATCTTTACAACCACTAAAAGTGACAAAAAATCGAAAAGCGGAAGTAGGAGATGAAGTGCTGGCGCTAGGCAGTTCATTAGGATTACAAAACACGGTGACAACAGGAATTATTAGCGGGGTAGGGAGAACTTTTGATTTACAACCGTTTCATTATGAAAATGTATATCAAATTTCTGCGCCAATTGCCCCGGGAAATAGCGGTGGTCCACTTGTCGATAGTAAAACGGGAGAAGTATTGGGAATTAATTCAGCGGGGTATGATCAAGGTTCCATTGGCTTTAGCATCCCGATTACAAACGTTATTTCGCTTATTGAAGAATGGTCCGAACATCCAATGACTAAGTTGCCGGAAATTGTTTTTGTGGGTAATGCCTATGCTCATGAAGAAGGTGATTCTTTCGAAGAAATGGCGGAGCGTCTTGTTTCGTATTTCTTTGAAAATATTAATTATGGGGATTATGTAACTGCTTATTCACTATTAGGGAGTTCTTGGAAATCGAAAATATCATATGAAAAATTTAGAAACGGTTATTTAGATACATTGTCTGTTACTGTTGATGATATGAATGCAAGGCAACAAGGTGACACAGTGTCTGTCACTGCTGTGATTACGGCAGAGGAAAGGAAAAACGATGGAATTTCTTATGCAAAATATAAACTTAATTATGAGATTGGTTATGAAAATGATGAATTAAAAATATTAACTGGAAAAGGAGAAGAAATAAAATGACGACGGTGCCCCTTTCCGTCACAGGCACAGTCTCTTTATTGATATCTCTCCAATGTGGAGAAAAAGTCTTTTACAAATTGATAAAACACTTTAACGGATGGTGTGAGTTCGTGATGGTCGGAGATGATGATGCCGACGTTTCGCTTGACATGCGGCATTTCGATTTTTTGACCGGTGCCACAGGCTTATTGGGTAGAGCCCTTAATTCTAAATTGAAAGAATACCAAGTTATTTGATTAATTCATAAAACTCCTTTTAAGGAGCAAGGTGTTATCTCAATAAAAGGTGATATTACCAAAAAACAATTGGGACTTACTTATAACGAATACCAAACATTATATAAACAAATTGATGTCATTATTCATATGGCGGCCATTACAGATTTTAGTGAAAGAAAAGAAAATATTGAAAATACAAATGTTGTGGGAACTAAGAATATTGTAACCTTGTCTAGAGACACAGATGCTCCTCTTTCCCATGTCAGTAAGGCATATGTTTATGATTTCCCAAATGCAAATCGCTTTTGTAAAAAACGTAATTTTTATGAAATCTCAAAAAGATTGGATGAAAAAATTGTTAAAGACAGTTTGGTAAAAGCAACCATTATCAGACATTCAATAATTTTTGGTGATTCTCATCATGGAACAGTGTCAACGTTGCAAGGATATCACTTACTAAGCCGATTGATAATGGAATAAAAGCTTCCTATGTTACCAGGTCTTCCACATTCTATTCTTGATATTGTTCCACAAGATATGATAGCAGAGGTTATTTTTGCCTTAATTCATAATGATCATATTGATGGCGAATTTTATGTTACTAATGGTCAGAATGCCCCGATGTTGAAAGAAGTGGTTGATACGATAGTACAGGAAAGTACGATTTTATTTAACAAATCTATTTCGTCTCCCAAAATTGTTGATCCTGATTTGTTTGATAGATTAATTAAGCCTGTGTTTTTACCGAAGCTTCCCTTTCAAGTTCGAAAAGAAATAAGAAGAGCTTTGTTTATGAGGAAATATTTAACAATAGAGGAAGCGTTGCCATCTTCGTTAGATTTTTTAAACAGTCATTATGGAATTAAAAAAATACAAGACATGAAATATGTCAGTAAGCTGAAGAAGGAGACGGTCTGATTGACATCTAAATCCAGCTAACATGATGCAAGGTTTGTGTACAAATCACAGAAAATGGTGAAGAGACATTATTAATATTGCAAAACAAAAGCAAATCTCTGTCTATCAAATGAAGATGAAAAGCAATGAATTTAAACTAGTTGCAGAAAAGATTCTTTAAGGACTGATTGATGGTATAACACATATAATTTACAAAAATGTTGTTAAAAAACACCATCTACGTTGTTCTACTAAGGGAATATTGAGTATCGATTGTGTAATTAAAATTTTGAAATCATTGTTTGCTAATATTAAGAATGGATAGGTACGATCAAATTGTCATTTAGGGGGTAAAGAAGATATCGACTTTAAAAGAGCAAATTATTGAGCTATTAAAAATTGAGGATGGTTTAACCGATAGGGAAATCACTGACAGGATAAAGGGGAGGGGAGAACCACAGCAAAGTGTTAATATAACGTGCAGGAATATGGAATCAAAAGGAATAATTAAACGTATCAGAGGACAAGATGGGTTAATTAGGAACTACTTAGGTGATTTTAAATTTGAATTTGAGAAAAAAGAATTTAAATCCTCTAAAAAAGACGGATTGTCTGAAGACGATATTAAAGAAATATTAAATAATTATCTTATTTCTAATGGTTGGAGCACCCAGGTTGCATGGGGAAAGAGTCAAGGTATTGATATTGTTGCGTTCAAAGGTAAAGAAAGGTGGATAATTGAAGTTAAGGGTTGTGGCTCGCGAAGTGCGATGAGAGTAAACTACTTTTTAGCTATTTTAGGGGAAACGCTTCAAAGGATGAGTGATCCGAATGCAAAATATAGCATAGCTCTACCTGATATGAAGCAATATCGTAATCTATGGGAACGTTTACCTCGTCTTGCAAAAGAAAGAACTGGAATATCTATTATATTTGTAAATGAAGATAAACAGATTGAAGAAGTAAAATAATCTGAA
This window of the Bacillus alveayuensis genome carries:
- a CDS encoding hypothetical protein (product_source=Hypo-rule applied; superfamily=51735) codes for the protein MLPGLPHSILDIVPQDMIAEVIFALIHNDHIDGEFYVTNGQNAPMLKEVVDTIVQESTILFNKSISSPKIVDPDLFDRLIKPVFLPKLPFQVRKEIRRALFMRKYLTIEEALPSSLDFLNSHYGIKKIQDMKYVSKLKKETV
- a CDS encoding hypothetical protein (product_source=Hypo-rule applied; smart=SM01343), with amino-acid sequence MTTVPLSVTGTVSLLISLQCGEKVFYKLIKHFNGWCEFVMVGDDDADVSLDMRHFDFLTGATGLLGRALNSKLKEYQVI
- a CDS encoding S1-C subfamily serine protease (product_source=COG0265; cath_funfam=2.40.10.10; cog=COG0265; pfam=PF13365; superfamily=50494,54427; transmembrane_helix_parts=Inside_1_4,TMhelix_5_24,Outside_25_377), which encodes MNKKWIISFLCTLAIWGAGIFVFIHIKESVPKKLSQPSIIAVAENKYEKKEETSPELKEIIHKSQKLVVQIETEDGTLGSGFLYNNKGDIVTNAHVVANVKEVKVKTADSKEFTGTVIGVSNNIDVALVRVPELSSLQPLKVTKNRKAEVGDEVLALGSSLGLQNTVTTGIISGVGRTFDLQPFHYENVYQISAPIAPGNSGGPLVDSKTGEVLGINSAGYDQGSIGFSIPITNVISLIEEWSEHPMTKLPEIVFVGNAYAHEEGDSFEEMAERLVSYFFENINYGDYVTAYSLLGSSWKSKISYEKFRNGYLDTLSVTVDDMNARQQGDTVSVTAVITAEERKNDGISYAKYKLNYEIGYENDELKILTGKGEEIK
- a CDS encoding CRISPR/Cas system-associated protein Cas5 (RAMP superfamily) (product_source=COG1688; cath_funfam=3.30.1490.100; cog=COG1688; pfam=PF13240; smart=SM00028; superfamily=48452,57783; transmembrane_helix_parts=Inside_1_63,TMhelix_64_86,Outside_87_407) encodes the protein MFCHQCGEKVSDQARFCPQCGVPLREGEQETDHHLDSVVGAVDEESNSLSNSDQASEHSKVRRLLPIALPVASLIIVASSIAGFYGYEKKVNAQVAGLQKKAEELALKGEYERAEKELNVALNLRPNYAMLSKDIHVIRQAEALAKGLQEVDQKIKQKQYDEATEQLENVKKEYEKRKGPLFNPFQKEITRRDITITVGKIKQELDELTTIEQLADKLNIVSTLSSEEAKQVKEQITNKIVQIASTEAEKEAKNKQFSKAISILDKGLQYAVNDEKLLSVKEKVKNEQAAFEKAEQERIEQAMKAAAQEDLKNRTAAVEVMALNVNEDEYGDLYMNGEIKNVATKGIYSITINYTITDAEGNYLDDGFTTVYPYYVKPGDTGTFEDIYYGVNENAKVAIDNITWYLD
- a CDS encoding hypothetical protein (product_source=Hypo-rule applied; superfamily=52980), which translates into the protein MESKGIIKRIRGQDGLIRNYLGDFKFEFEKKEFKSSKKDGLSEDDIKEILNNYLISNGWSTQVAWGKSQGIDIVAFKGKERWIIEVKGCGSRSAMRVNYFLAILGETLQRMSDPNAKYSIALPDMKQYRNLWERLPRLAKERTGISIIFVNEDKQIEEVK
- a CDS encoding dTDP-4-dehydrorhamnose reductase (product_source=COG1091; cath_funfam=3.40.50.720; cog=COG1091; pfam=PF07993; superfamily=51735) — translated: MAAITDFSERKENIENTNVVGTKNIVTLSRDTDAPLSHVSKAYVYDFPNANRFCKKRNFYEISKRLDEKIVKDSLVKATIIRHSIIFGDSHHGTVSTLQGYHLLSRLIME